Proteins encoded in a region of the Colius striatus isolate bColStr4 chromosome 18, bColStr4.1.hap1, whole genome shotgun sequence genome:
- the LOC104562565 gene encoding myosin heavy chain, skeletal muscle, adult isoform X1 yields MSSDAEMAIFGEAAPYLRKSEKERIEAQNKPFDAKSSVFVVHAKESFVKGTIQSKESGKVTVKTEGGETLTVKEDQIFSMNPPKYDKIEDMAMMTHLHEPAVLYNLKERYAAWMIYTYSGLFCVTVNPYKWLPVYNPEVVLAYRGKKRQEAPPHIFSISDNAYQFMLTDRENQSILITGESGAGKTVNTKRVIQYFATIAASGEKKKEEQCPSIIIILQGTLEDQIISANPLLEAFGNAKTVRNDNSSRFGKFIRIHFGATGKLASADIETYLLEKSRVTFQLKAERSYHIFYQIMSNKKPELIDMLLITTNPYDYQFVSQGEITVASINDQEELMATDSAIDILGFTADEKTAIYKLTGAVMHYGNLKFKQKQREEQAEPDGTEVADKAAYLMGLNSADLLKALCYPRVKVGNEYVTKGQTVQQVNNSVGALAKAVYEKMFLWMVVRINQQLDTKQPRQYFIGVLDIAGFEIFDFNSLEQLCINFTNEKLQQFFNHHMFVLEQEEYKKEGIEWTFIDFGMDLAACIELIEKPMGIFSILEEECMFPKATDTSFKNKLYDQHLGKSNNFQKPKPGKGKAEAHFSLVHYAGTVDYNITGWLEKNKDPLNETVIGLYQKSSVKTLALLFASAGGEAEAGGGGGKKGGKKKGSSFQTVSALFRENLNKLMTNLRSTHPHFVRCIIPNETKTPGAMEHELVLHQLRCNGVLEGIRICRKGFPSRVLYADFKQRYKVLNASAIPEGQFIDSKKASEKLLGSIDVDHTQYKFGHTKVFFKAGLLGLLEEMRDEKLAQLITRTQAMCRGYLMRVEYRRMVERRESIFCIQYNIRAFMNVKHWPWMKLFFKIKPLLKSAESEKEMANMKEEFEKTKEELAKSEAKRKELEEKMVKLVQEKNDLQLQVQAEADALADAEERCDQLIKTKIQLEAKVKEVTERAEDEEEINAELTAKKRKLEDECSELKKDIDDLELTLAKVEKEKHATENKVKNLTEEMAALDETIAKLTKEKKALQEAHQQTLDDLQAEEDKVNTLTKAKTKLEQQVDDLEGSLEQEKKLRMDLERAKRKLEGDLKLAHDSIMDLENDKQQLDEKLKKKDFEISQIQSKIEDEQALGMQLQKKIKELQARIEELEEEIEAERTSRAKAEKHRADLSRELEEISERLEEAGGATAAQIDMNKKREAEFQKMRRDLEEATLQHEATAAALRKKHADSTAELGEQIDNLQRVKQKLEKEKSELKMEIDDLASNMESVSKAKANLEKMCRTLEDQLSEIKTKEEEHQRMINDLNAQRARLQTEAGEYSRQVEEKDALLSQLSRGKQAFTQQIEELKRHLEEEIKAKSALAHALQSARHDCDLLREQYEEEQEAKGELQRALSKANSEVAQWRTKYETDAIQRTEELEEAKKKLAQRLQDAEEHVEAVNAKCASLEKTKQRLQNEVEDLMIDVERANAACAALDKKQKNFDKILAEWKQKYEETQAELEASQKESRSLSTELFKMKNAYEESLDHLETLKRENKNLQQEISDLTEQIAEGGKAIHELEKVKKQIEQEKSELQASLEEAEASLEHEEGKILRLQLELNQIKSEIDRKIAEKDEEIDQMKRNHLRIVESMQSTLDAEIRSRNEAVRLKKKMEGDLNEMEIQLSHANRMAAEAQKNLRNTQAVLKDTQIHLDDAVRTQEDLKEQVAMVERRANLLQAEIEELRAALEQTERSRKVAEQELVDATERVQLLHTQNTSLINTKKKLETDIAQIQGEMEDTIQEARNAEEKAKKAITDAAMMAEELKKEQDTSAHLERMKKNLDQTVKDLQHRLDEAEQLALKGGKKQIQKLEARVRELEGEVDAEQKRSAEAVKGVRKYERRVKELTYQSEEDRKNILRLQDLVDKLQMKVKSYKRQAEEAEELSNVNLSKFRKIQHELEEAEERADIAESQVNKLRVKSREIHSKKIGEEE; encoded by the exons ATGTCATCAGATGCTGAGATGGCCATCTTTGGGGAGGCAGCTCCTTACCTCCGAAAATCAGAAAAGGAGAGAATCGAGGCCCAGAACAAACCCTTTGATGCCAAGTCATCCGTCTTTGTGGTGCATGCAAAGGAATCCTTTGTAAAAGGGACAATCCAGAGCAAAGAATCGGGGAAGGTCACTGTCAAGACTGAAGGTGGAGAA ACTCTGACCGTCAAGGAAGATCAAATCTTCTCCATGAACCCTCCCAAGTACGACAAAATCGAGGACATGGCCATGATGACCCACCTCCACGAGCCCGCCGTGCTGTACAACCTCAAAGAGCGTTACGCAGCCTGGATGATCTAC ACCTACTCGGGTCTCTTCTGCGTCACCGTCAACCCCTACAAGTGGCTGCCGGTGTACAACCCGGAGGTGGTGTTGGCCTACCGAGGCAAGAAGCGCCAGGAGGCCCCTCCACACATCTTCTCCATCTCTGACAACGCCTATCAGTTCATGCTGACTG ATCGCGAGAACCAGTCGATCCTGATCAC CGGAGAATCCGGTGCAGGGAAGACTGTGAACACAAAGCGTGTCATCCAGTACTTTGCAACAATTGCAGCCAGtggggagaagaagaaagaggagca ATGCCCATCAATAATTATCATCCTGCAGGGAACGCTTGAGGATCAAATCATCAGCGCCAACCCACTGCTGGAGGCCTTTGGAAATGCCAAGACCGTGAGGAACGACAACTCCTCACGCTTT GGTAAATTCATCAGAATCCACTTTGGTGCCACAGGCAAACTGGCTTCTGCTGACATTGAGACTT ATCTGCTGGAGAAGTCCAGAGTCACTTTCcagctgaaagcagaaagaagctACCACATATTCTATCAGATCATGTCCAACAAGAAGCCAGAGCTAATTG ACATGCTCCTCATTACCACCAACCCATATGACTACCAATTTGTGAGTCAAGGTGAGATCACTGTTGCCAGCATTAATGACCAAGAGGAGCTGATGGCTACAGAT AGTGCTATTGACATTCTGGGCTTCACTGCTGATGAGAAAACAGCCATTTACAAGCTGACAGGGGCTGTCATGCACTATGGGAACTTGAAGTTCAAGCAGAAGCAGCgtgaggagcaggcagagcctgATGGCACAGAAG TTGCTGACAAGGCTGCCTACCTGATGGGTCTGAACTCAGCAGACCTGCTGAAGGCCCTCTGCTATCCCCGAGTCAAGGTTGGGAATGAATATGTGACCAAAGGTCAAACTGTGCAGCAG GTGAACAATTCAGTGGGTGCTCTGGCAAAAGCTGTCTATGAGAAGATGTTCCTGTGGATGGTTGTTCGTATCAACCAACAACTGGATACGAAGCAGCCCAGACAGTACTTCATTGGTGTCCTGGACATTGCTGGCTTTGAGATCTTTGAT TTCaacagcctggagcagctgtGCATCAACTTCACCAATGAGAAACTGCAACAGTTCTTCAACCACCACATGTTCGTGCTGGAACAAGAGGAGTACAAGAAAGAGGGAATTGAATGGACATTCATTGACTTTGGGATGGACCTGGCTGCCTGCATTGAGCTCATTGAGAAG CCCATGGGCATCTTCTCCATCCTGGAAGAGGAGTGCATGTTCCCCAAGGCAACTGACACCTCTTTCAAGAACAAGCTCTATGACCAGCATCTGGGCAAGTCCAACAACTTCCAGAAACCCAAACCTGGCAAAGGCAAGGCTGAGGCTCACTTCTCCCTGGTGCACTACGCTGGCACAGTGGACTACAACATCACTGGCTGGCTGGAGAAGAACAAGGACCCTCTGAATGAAACTGTCATTGGGCTGTATCAGAAATCATCAGTGAAGACACTAGCATTACTTTTTGCCTCTGCTGGAGGAGAGGCAG AGGCTGGTGGTGGCGGTGGCAAGAAAGGTGGCAAGAAGAAGGGTTCTTCTTTCCAGACTGTCTCAGCTCTTTTCCGC GAGAACTTAAACAAGCTGATGACCAACCTACGGAGCACTCACCCCCATTTTGTCCGCTGCATCAtcccaaatgaaacaaaaacacctG GTGCCATGGAGCATGAACTGGTACTTCACCAGCTGCGGTGTAATGGTGTGCTGGAAGGCATCAGAATTTGCAGGAAAGGTTTTCCCAGCAGAGTCCTCTATGCTGACTTCAAACAGAG aTACAAGGTGCTTAATGCCAGTGCTATCCCAGAGGGACAGTTCATTGATAGCAAGAAGGCTTCTGAGAAGCTTCTTGGGTCAATCGATGTGGATCACACTCAGTACAAATTTGGGCACACCAAG GTGTTCTTCAAAGCTGGTCTGCTGGGGCTGTTGGAGGAGATGAGGGATGAGAAGCTGGCACAGCTCATCACCCGCACACAGGCCATGTGTAGGGGTTACCTCATGAGAGTGGAGTACCGGAGAATGGTGGAGAGGAG AGAGTCCATCTTCTGCATCCAGTACAACATTCGTGCATTCATGAATGTCAAGCACTGGCCCTGGATGAAGCTGTTCTTCAAGATCAAGCCCTTGCTGAAGAGTGCAGAATCTGAGAAGGAGATGGCCAACATGAAGGAGGAGTTTGAGAAAACCAAGGAGGAGCTTGCCAAGTCAGAGGCAaagaggaaggagctggaggagaaaatgGTGAAACTGGTGCAGGAGAAAAACGATCTGCAGCTCCAAGTGCAGGCT GAAGCTGATGCTTTAGCTGATGCTGAGGAAAGGTGTGACCAGctcatcaaaacaaaaatccagcTGGAAGCCAAAGTAAAGGAGGTGACTGAAAGGGCTGAGGATGAAGAGGAAATTAATGCTGAGCTGACAGCCAAGAAGAGGAAATTGGAGGATGAATGTTCAGAGCTGAAGAAAGATATTGATGACCTTGAGTTAACATTGGCCAAGgttgagaaggaaaaacatgCCACTGAAAACAAG GTGAAAAACCTCACAGAGGAGATGGCAGCTCTGGATGAGACCATTGCCAAGCtgacaaaagagaagaaagcccTCCAAGAGGCCCATCAGCAGACACTGGACGACCTGCAGGCAGAAGAGGACAAAGTCAACACGCTGACCAAAGCTAAAACCAAGCTGGAGCAGCAAGTGGATGAT CTGGAAGGGTCCCTGGagcaagaaaagaaactgcGCATGGACCTGGAGAGAGCCAAGAGGAAACTCGAAGGAGACCTGAAGCTGGCCCATGACAGCATCATGGATTTGGAAAATGATAAGCAGCAGCTGGATGAGAAACTGAAGAA GAAAGACTTTGAAATCAGCCAGATCCAGAGCAAAATCGAAGATGAGCAAGCTCTGGGCATGCAGTTACAGAAGAAGATCAAGGAGCTGCAG GCTCGTATTGAGGAACTGGAGGAGGAAATTGAGGCCGAGCGAACGTCTCGGGCAAAAGCAGAGAAGCACCGGGCTGACCTctccagggagctggaggagatcAGCGAGCGGCTGGAAGAGGCAGGAGGGGCGACAGCAGCTCAGATCGATATGAACAAGAAGCGTGAGGCGGAGTTCCAGAAGATGCGGCGTGACCTGGAAGAGGCCACGCTGCAGCACGAAGCCACGGCTGCCGCCCTGCGCAAGAAGCACGCGGACAGCACAGCCGAGCTTGGGGAGCAGATCGACAACCTGCAGCGAgtgaagcagaagctggagaaggagaagagtgAGCTCAAGATGGAGATTGACGACTTGGCCAGTAACATGGAGTCTGTCTCCAAAGCCAAG GCAAATCTGGAGAAGATGTGTCGCACACTGGAAGATCAGCTGAGTGAGATTAAGACAAAGGAAGAAGAGCATCAGCGCATGATCAATGACCTCAATGCTCAAAGAGCTCGTCTGCAGACAGAAGCAG GTGAATACTCACGGCAGGTGGAGGAGAAGGATGCTCTGCTTTCACAGCTGTCAAGAGGCAAGCAGGCATTCACCCAGCAGATTGAGGAACTCAAGAGGCACCTAGAGGAAGAGATAAAG GCCAAGAGTGCCCTGGCCCACGCCTTGCAGTCTGCTCGCCACGACTGCGACTTGCTCCGGGAACAATatgaggaggagcaggaagcCAAGGGGGAGCTGCAGCGGGCCCTGTCCAAGGCCAACAGCGAAGTGGCCCAGTGGAGAACCAAATACGAGACGGACGCTATTCAGCGCAccgaggagctggaggaggccaA GAAGAAGCTGGCACAGCGCctgcaggatgcagaggaaCACGTTGAAGCTGTCAATGCCAAATGTGCCTCCCTGGAGAAGAcaaagcagaggctgcagaatGAAGTGGAGGATCTGATGATTGATGTGGAGAGAGCAAAtgctgcctgtgcagctctggATAAGAAGCAGAAGAACTTTGACAAG ATCCTGGCAGAATGGAAGCAGAAGTATGAGGAAACTCAGGCTGAGCTGGAAGCCTCTCAGAAGGAGTCTCGCTCactcagcacagagctgtttaAGATGAAGAATGCCTATGAGGAGTCCTTGGACCACTTGGAAACGCTGAAGCGTGAGAACAAGAACTTGCAGC aGGAGATTTCTGACCTCACAGAGCAGATTGCAGAGGGAGGAAAGGCAATTCATGAGTTGGAGAAAGTCAAGAAGCAGATTGAGCAGGAGAAATCTGAACTCCAAGCCTCCCTGGAGGAAGCTGAG GCTTCCCTGGAACATGAAGAGGGGAAGATCCTGCGCCTCCAGCTTGAGCTCAACCAGATCAAGTCAGAGATTGACAGGAAGATAGCAGAGAAAGATGAGGAAATTGATCAGATGAAGAGGAACCACCTCAGAATTGTGGAGTCCATGCAGAGCACCCTGGATGCTGAGATCAGGAGCAGGAATGAAGCCGTTAGGCtgaagaagaagatggagggAGACCTGAATGAAATGGAGATCCAGCTGAGCCATGCCAACCGCATGGCTGCAGAGGCACAAAAGAACCTGAGAAACACACAGGCAGTACTGAAG GACACCCAGATCCACTTGGATGATGCTGTCAGGACCCAGGAGGACCTGAAGGAGCAGGTGGCCATGGTGGAGCGCAGAGCAAACCTGCTGCAGGCTGAAATTGAGGAGCTACgggcagctctggagcagaCAGAGCGGTCGAGGAAAGTGGCTGAGCAGGAGCTTGTGGATGCCACTGAACGTGTGCAGCTCCTCCATACACAG AACACCAGCTTGATCAACAccaagaagaagctggaaacaGACATTGCCCAAATTCAGGGTGAAATGGAGGACACGATCCAGGAAGCCCGCAATGCTGAGGagaaggccaagaaggccatcACTGAT GCTGCCATGATGGCAGAAGAGCTGAAGAAGGAGCAGGACACCAGCGCCCACCTGGAGAGGATGAAGAAGAACCTGGACCAGACGGTGAAGGACCTGCAGCACCGTCTGGATGAGGCCGAGCAGTTGGCACTGAAGGGAGGCAAGAAGCAAATCCAGAAGCTGGAGGCCAGA GTGCgggagctggaaggggaggtTGATGCTGAGCAGAAGCGCAGCGCTGAAGCCGTGAAGGGTGTGCGCAAGTACGAGAGGAGGGTGAAGGAGCTGACCTACCAG TCTGAGGAAGACAGGAAGAATATTCtcaggctgcaggatctggtgGACAAGCTGCAAATGAAGGTGAAATCCTACAAGAGACAAGCTGAGGAGGCT GAGGAGCTGTCTAATGTCAACCTCTCCAAGTTCCGCAAGATCCAGCACGAGCTGGAGGAAGCCGAGGAGCGGGCTGACATTGCAGAGTCGCAGGTCAACAAGCTCCGTGTGAAGAGCCGAGAGATTCACAGCAAGAAGATAGGAGAGGAAGAGTGA